Genomic segment of Amphibacillus xylanus NBRC 15112:
TATCTTTATTAAAACTAAAATAAATTTATTCTCTACTAATTATAAAACCTACCAACTCTATTTGACATTGCTGTGCACCCCTAAAGTTAGACCGAAAATCTAACCTTAGGGGTGTTTCTTATGGTGAAATATAATTTTGAATTTAAATTAGAAGTAGTAACTGCTTATTTAGCAGGTAAAGGAGGTTATAAATCATTAGCTAATCAATTTTCAATTTTTGATAAAAGCACTGTTAGAAAATGGGTTAAAGTTTATGAAACGATGGGTGAATCAGGTCTAAAAAGGAGAAAGTCACATAAAATTTATTCTGTTCAATTTAAGTTAGATGTTCTACAATATAAATTAAGAACAGAAGAGTCTTATCAAGATGTTGCCTTGAAGTTCAATATGCACGAACCATCGATTGTCGCCAATTGGATGCGTATTTGGAATAAAGAAGGCATTGATGGGCTCTCTAAACCAAAGGGGCGTCCTCCTATGTCAAAAAAGAAAAAGCAAAAGAAAAACGATAATACTTTAACTAGGGCACAACAGCTTGAACGAGAAATTGAATTACTTCGTGCGGAAAATGCTTACTTAAAAAAGCTCCGAGCTTCAGGAATAAATATTCCAAGCCGACTGCGAAAGTAGAATCTAGAATTATTCATGCTCTTCGTGAAGATTTTAAACTAGCAGTAATTCTTGAAGCGACAGGATTTCCAAAGGCTACGTACATGTATTGGCAAAAACGATTCAACGAATCGAATCCAGATGAAGAGATTGAACATCTAATTAAAGAAATATTCAAGGAAAACAACGGTAACTATGGTTACCGAAGAATTTGTATGGAGTTACGGAAATGTGGACACATCGTTAATCACAAGAAAGTTTTACGTATTATGAATAAACTTAATTTGACATGCACAAAATTCACGAGAAAATCAAGAAAATATAATTCATACAAAGGAACTGTCGGAAAAGTTGCTCAAAATCGAATTAACCGTAGATTCAATACACATATTCCTTATCAGAAAATAACAACTGATACAACAGAATTTAAATATTACACAAAAGATCAGAGCGGTAAAACCGTTATTAAGAAGGCGTATCTTGACCCTTTTTTAGA
This window contains:
- a CDS encoding IS3 family transposase (programmed frameshift), whose protein sequence is MVKYNFEFKLEVVTAYLAGKGGYKSLANQFSIFDKSTVRKWVKVYETMGESGLKRRKSHKIYSVQFKLDVLQYKLRTEESYQDVALKFNMHEPSIVANWMRIWNKEGIDGLSKPKGRPPMSKKKKQKKNDNTLTRAQQLEREIELLRAENAYLKKLRGFRNKYSKPTAKVESRIIHALREDFKLAVILEATGFPKATYMYWQKRFNESNPDEEIEHLIKEIFKENNGNYGYRRICMELRKCGHIVNHKKVLRIMNKLNLTCTKFTRKSRKYNSYKGTVGKVAQNRINRRFNTHIPYQKITTDTTEFKYYTKDQSGKTVIKKAYLDPFLDMFNGEILSYRLSQRPSAKAILDALNETIIITKECPYRTTIHTDQGWGYQMKAFRKRLKDNKIFQSMSRRGNCLDNSPMENFFGLMKQEMYYGVIYESFEELKQAVDKYIYYYNNRRIKVKLTGMSPVEYRKQASQLVA